A part of Terriglobales bacterium genomic DNA contains:
- a CDS encoding phytoene/squalene synthase family protein, with amino-acid sequence MVKISPSQLAAAFGVCRSITRSQAKNFYYAFLVLPRRKRDALCAVYAFMRHADDLSDDLSLPAEQKRARLDAWLRAFQEVASGEATDEPILMALADTKQRYKIPAELLEKLIHGTRMDVAEVAAGRKVGPIVLYRTFDQLYQYCYHVASVVGLVCIRIFGYRDARAELLAERTGIAFQLTNIIRDVKEDAAMGRVYLPGDDLMQYGLKPEHLRQETDPSYLRPLLKFEADRAREYYKSGDELITMLDAESRPAMWVLLEIYRQLLEKIAKNDYQVFGKKIRLTTREKLKILGQGCIRRLKE; translated from the coding sequence GTGGTGAAGATTTCTCCTTCCCAACTCGCGGCAGCTTTTGGAGTGTGCCGCAGTATCACGCGCTCGCAAGCCAAGAACTTCTACTATGCCTTTCTGGTGCTACCGCGCCGAAAGCGGGATGCTCTGTGTGCTGTGTACGCGTTTATGCGCCATGCCGACGATCTTTCCGATGACCTGAGTCTTCCGGCCGAGCAGAAGCGAGCACGACTAGATGCGTGGCTTAGAGCTTTCCAGGAGGTCGCGTCCGGTGAAGCGACGGACGAACCTATTCTGATGGCCTTGGCCGACACCAAGCAGCGATACAAGATTCCTGCGGAATTGCTGGAAAAGCTGATTCACGGTACGCGCATGGATGTTGCCGAGGTCGCGGCAGGAAGGAAAGTTGGGCCAATCGTACTGTACCGAACCTTCGACCAACTTTATCAATACTGCTATCACGTCGCTTCCGTGGTGGGGCTGGTCTGCATCCGAATTTTCGGATATCGCGATGCGCGGGCCGAATTGCTGGCGGAGCGCACGGGCATCGCCTTTCAGCTGACGAACATCATCCGCGACGTGAAGGAGGATGCGGCGATGGGGCGCGTTTATCTGCCCGGGGACGATCTGATGCAGTACGGACTCAAGCCCGAGCATCTGCGGCAGGAGACGGATCCTTCATATCTGCGGCCGCTGCTCAAGTTCGAGGCCGATCGAGCGCGCGAGTATTACAAGTCTGGTGACGAACTCATCACCATGCTGGACGCTGAGAGCCGTCCCGCGATGTGGGTACTGCTGGAAATTTATCGGCAGTTGCTAGAGAAGATTGCAAAAAACGATTACCAGGTGTTCGGGAAGAAGATCCGCCTGACTACGCGTGAGAAGCTCAAGATCCTCGGCCAAGGCTGTATCCGCCGCCTCAAAGAATGA
- the hpnC gene encoding squalene synthase HpnC — MPISEGTSAKPLAGWEALPPEYAIPERIPTLEQARAYCRRLATSHYENFSVVTWFLPKRLHQNFYNVYAYCRISDDLGDEVGNPEVSLGLLNQWGRELEACYRGEARHPVFVALTETIRECDIPKQPFADLLTAFRQDQIVTRYDTFEELLGYCKNSANPVGRLVLYVCGYSDAMRQQLSDYTCTALQLANFWQDVAVDYGKGRIYLPLADMRRFGVAESQIAERRPTPEFLAMMRFEVERAREWFGRGLPLASTLEREIAIDIELFTRGGQEILNAIERQGFDVLKSRPALSKVQKALLIARAAARRLF; from the coding sequence ATGCCGATCAGCGAAGGCACCTCGGCGAAACCTTTGGCCGGATGGGAAGCATTGCCGCCGGAATATGCCATTCCAGAGCGGATTCCAACACTGGAGCAAGCGCGAGCGTATTGCCGACGCCTGGCTACCAGCCACTACGAGAACTTCTCGGTTGTTACCTGGTTTCTACCCAAGCGGCTGCACCAGAATTTCTATAACGTGTATGCCTATTGCCGGATTTCTGACGATTTGGGCGACGAAGTGGGGAATCCGGAGGTGTCTCTAGGCCTCTTGAATCAGTGGGGGCGGGAGCTTGAGGCATGCTATCGCGGAGAAGCTCGACATCCTGTCTTCGTGGCATTAACGGAGACGATACGCGAATGTGACATCCCTAAGCAGCCGTTCGCAGATTTGCTGACAGCCTTTCGGCAGGATCAGATCGTTACACGATATGACACTTTCGAAGAGCTGCTCGGTTACTGCAAAAATTCGGCGAATCCTGTGGGACGGCTGGTGCTCTATGTCTGCGGATATTCCGACGCAATGCGCCAGCAGCTCTCTGATTACACATGTACGGCGCTGCAGTTGGCGAATTTCTGGCAGGATGTGGCTGTGGATTACGGGAAGGGCCGCATTTATCTTCCGCTAGCGGATATGCGGCGTTTCGGGGTAGCCGAGAGTCAGATTGCGGAACGACGGCCTACGCCGGAATTTCTGGCGATGATGAGGTTTGAGGTTGAACGCGCGCGGGAATGGTTTGGGCGAGGACTGCCGCTGGCTTCTACGCTAGAGAGAGAGATTGCAATTGATATCGAACTTTTCACTCGCGGCGGACAGGAGATCCTCAACGCGATTGAGCGCCAGGGCTTTGATGTGCTCAAAAGCCGTCCGGCGCTGAGCAAGGTTCAAAAAGCATTGTTGATTGCCAGGGCGGCTGCGCGGAGGCTGTTCTGA
- the hpnE gene encoding hydroxysqualene dehydroxylase HpnE: MTPSPTKKTVAIVGGGLAGLAAGCALVEVGFAVRLFERKPYLGGRASSYQHPATGEVVDNCQHVLLGCCTNLIDFYRRTATENKIRWFEQLIFVEPGGRQSVIKPSLLPEPLHTAPSFLSASALSLRDKLGIARAMLALRHEVQDDGRQSFLDWLHQQRQTERAIERFWKVVLVSALNEDLDRCSPKYAAHVFRESFLKSRAGGRMGIPAIPLSDLYGAAGEFIRDRGGDVNLRCGVERFRAQADQVGVSCGGQEVATDYVVLAAPFNVLPQLLPEERQSEALRAMLSHFESSPITGIHLWFDRQITNLEHAVLLDRNIQWMFHKSKLLGRGDSGSYVELVISSSKKQVEMGRQEIIDMAMRELAEFFPKAADARLEKATVIKEVHATYSPRPGLDEYRPGPQSEWPRVFLAGDWTATGWPATMEGAVRSGYRAAEAICKAAGQYCKFLVADLPAAGLSRLMM, encoded by the coding sequence ATGACCCCATCCCCAACCAAGAAGACAGTGGCCATTGTCGGCGGAGGTCTGGCAGGGCTGGCAGCGGGTTGTGCGCTGGTCGAAGTGGGATTCGCCGTGCGTCTGTTCGAGCGCAAGCCTTATCTCGGAGGCAGGGCATCGTCGTATCAGCATCCGGCGACGGGCGAAGTCGTGGATAACTGCCAACACGTGTTGCTTGGCTGCTGCACGAATCTCATCGATTTTTACCGGCGCACCGCGACTGAAAATAAGATTCGTTGGTTCGAGCAGTTGATTTTTGTTGAGCCCGGCGGACGGCAATCGGTGATCAAGCCATCGCTTTTGCCCGAGCCGCTGCATACGGCGCCGTCTTTTTTGTCTGCGTCAGCGCTTTCGCTGCGCGACAAACTGGGCATCGCCCGGGCCATGCTCGCTTTGAGGCACGAGGTGCAGGATGACGGCCGCCAATCATTTCTCGATTGGTTGCACCAGCAGAGGCAGACTGAGCGGGCAATTGAACGTTTTTGGAAAGTGGTGCTGGTCAGCGCACTCAACGAAGACCTCGACCGCTGTTCCCCGAAGTACGCGGCCCATGTGTTCCGAGAGTCATTCTTGAAGTCGCGGGCGGGCGGGCGCATGGGAATTCCTGCGATTCCGCTGAGCGATCTCTATGGCGCCGCTGGTGAGTTCATCCGGGACCGAGGCGGCGATGTGAACCTGCGCTGCGGGGTGGAGCGTTTTCGGGCACAAGCGGATCAGGTTGGAGTCAGCTGCGGTGGGCAGGAGGTCGCGACAGACTATGTTGTCTTAGCAGCGCCGTTCAACGTCCTGCCGCAGTTGCTTCCAGAGGAGCGGCAATCCGAGGCGCTGCGGGCGATGTTAAGTCATTTTGAGAGTTCGCCGATCACGGGAATCCACTTATGGTTCGACCGGCAGATCACAAATCTGGAACATGCCGTGCTTTTGGATCGGAATATCCAGTGGATGTTCCATAAATCGAAGCTGCTGGGGCGAGGTGATTCCGGAAGCTATGTGGAGCTGGTGATCAGCTCTTCGAAGAAGCAGGTGGAGATGGGGCGGCAGGAGATCATCGATATGGCGATGCGGGAGCTGGCGGAATTCTTTCCCAAGGCAGCTGACGCCAGGCTGGAGAAAGCGACTGTGATCAAGGAGGTGCACGCGACGTATTCGCCGCGGCCAGGGCTGGATGAATATCGCCCGGGGCCGCAGTCGGAATGGCCTCGCGTGTTTCTCGCTGGAGATTGGACGGCCACAGGTTGGCCTGCCACAATGGAGGGAGCGGTGCGCAGCGGATACAGGGCGGCAGAGGCGATATGTAAAGCGGCAGGACAGTACTGCAAGTTTCTCGTGGCCGATCTGCCGGCAGCGGGATTGAGCAGGCTAATGATGTAG